The following are from one region of the Actinopolyspora halophila DSM 43834 genome:
- a CDS encoding glycerate kinase, whose translation MTGHVLVAPDKFKGSLTAPEVAEAVASGVRGRVPDAEVRCVPVADGGDGTVRAALATGMFEGLPVRVTGPTGRRVCAEAAVNEDTAVVELAAASGLALLTPGEFDPLAASSFGTGELIGAALDRGVRTIVLGVGGSACTDGGAGMLAALGARFRDETGKPLPMGGGPLDRLAEVDLSGLDPRLSGADLVLASDVDNPLCGSGGAAQVYGPQKGAGPEEVRALDAALERFARVVDRATGTSLADTPGAGAAGGVGFGAMAVLSAGFRSGSDVVLELAGFDRHLDGAALVVTGEGALDEQTLRGKVPATVASRAVGAGVPAVAVTGKCSLSARQLSAGGFSAVYALSHVQPDAQRSMSGAAALLRGLGEHMAEDWL comes from the coding sequence GTGACTGGTCATGTTCTCGTCGCGCCGGACAAGTTCAAGGGGTCGCTCACGGCCCCCGAGGTGGCCGAGGCGGTCGCTTCCGGGGTGCGCGGCAGGGTCCCGGACGCGGAGGTGCGGTGCGTGCCCGTCGCCGACGGCGGGGACGGCACGGTGCGGGCCGCGCTGGCCACCGGGATGTTCGAGGGGCTGCCGGTTCGGGTGACCGGGCCGACCGGTAGGCGCGTGTGCGCCGAGGCCGCGGTGAACGAGGACACCGCGGTGGTGGAGCTGGCCGCTGCTTCCGGACTCGCGCTGCTCACTCCCGGCGAGTTCGACCCGTTGGCCGCTTCGAGCTTCGGCACCGGGGAACTGATCGGTGCCGCGCTGGACCGCGGGGTGCGCACGATCGTGCTCGGGGTCGGCGGCAGTGCTTGCACCGACGGGGGAGCGGGCATGCTCGCCGCGCTGGGGGCGCGCTTCCGCGACGAGACGGGGAAACCGCTGCCCATGGGCGGAGGTCCGCTCGACCGCCTGGCCGAAGTGGACCTGAGCGGACTGGACCCCAGGCTGTCCGGTGCGGATCTGGTCCTTGCTTCCGATGTGGACAACCCGTTGTGCGGGAGCGGCGGGGCCGCGCAGGTCTACGGTCCGCAGAAGGGGGCCGGCCCCGAGGAGGTGCGCGCGCTCGACGCGGCGCTGGAACGTTTCGCGAGGGTGGTCGACCGCGCCACGGGGACCTCGCTCGCGGACACCCCGGGTGCCGGAGCGGCGGGCGGTGTCGGTTTCGGGGCGATGGCGGTGCTGTCGGCGGGTTTCCGGTCCGGCAGCGACGTGGTGCTGGAGCTGGCCGGGTTCGACCGGCATCTCGACGGGGCCGCCCTGGTGGTCACCGGCGAGGGGGCGCTGGACGAGCAGACGCTGCGCGGCAAGGTGCCCGCGACGGTGGCCTCGCGCGCGGTCGGGGCCGGGGTTCCCGCCGTGGCGGTGACGGGCAAGTGCTCGCTGTCGGCGCGCCAGTTGAGCGCGGGCGGGTTCTCGGCGGTGTACGCGCTGTCCCACGTGCAGCCGGACGCCCAGCGCTCGATGAGCGGGGCTGCCGCGCTGCTGCGTGGACTGGGTGAGCACATGGCCGAGGACTGGCTCTAG
- the gcl gene encoding glyoxylate carboligase, translating to MPKVPVMQAVVDVLESEGVDIAFGCPGAAILPLYAALEHRDIEHLTVRHEEGATHMADGWARTNGQVGVAVGTSGPAGTNMITGLYTAQADSVPMLCITGQAVSGKLHQEAFQAVDIVDVARPVTKWAVQVKEAAQAPWIFREAFRVARSGRQGPVLVDLPLDVQQQEIEWDSSIDAPLPVQRVEPHQPRVERALDMLREAERPLILAGGGVVLGEAHERLREFAELLGIPVQVTLMGKGSFPEDHELWSGMTGIQTSQRYGNQSFVESDLVLALGARFGDRHTGALDVYRGEREFIHVDIEPTQLGKVFGPDLGIVSDTGPFLEAALDTARRRGAEPRHHSWVDRVNELKKTHTRPDDYDSVPIKAPRVFKEINEIFGPDTYFTTAIGLYQIWSGQFQRTYKPRHYQVCGQAGPLGWEVPAAIGVKSARPEAEVVSVVGDYSFQFLVEELAVAAQYDVGFVVIMLNNEYLGLIRMAEQGYGMNTEVDLHYDEHGTDNVKVMEAYGCSGRRVYEPGELGETIEWARKEAVATSRPVLVEVMIEREANTANGVRIDALKEPEPLD from the coding sequence ATGCCCAAGGTTCCCGTCATGCAGGCCGTCGTCGATGTCCTCGAGTCCGAGGGGGTGGACATCGCGTTCGGCTGTCCAGGAGCGGCGATCCTGCCGCTGTACGCGGCCCTGGAACACCGCGACATCGAGCACCTGACCGTGCGCCACGAGGAGGGCGCGACCCACATGGCCGACGGCTGGGCGCGCACCAACGGCCAAGTCGGGGTGGCCGTAGGAACGTCGGGCCCGGCCGGAACGAACATGATCACCGGGCTCTACACCGCACAGGCCGATTCGGTGCCGATGCTGTGCATCACCGGTCAGGCCGTGTCCGGCAAGCTGCACCAGGAGGCCTTCCAGGCCGTGGACATCGTCGATGTCGCCCGGCCGGTGACCAAGTGGGCGGTGCAGGTCAAGGAGGCCGCGCAGGCTCCGTGGATCTTCCGGGAGGCCTTCCGCGTCGCCCGTTCGGGACGGCAGGGGCCGGTGCTGGTGGATCTTCCGCTGGACGTCCAGCAGCAGGAGATCGAATGGGACTCGAGCATAGACGCGCCGCTGCCGGTGCAGCGCGTCGAGCCGCACCAGCCGCGTGTGGAACGCGCGCTGGACATGCTGCGCGAGGCGGAACGACCGCTGATCCTGGCCGGCGGGGGCGTGGTGCTCGGCGAGGCCCACGAACGGTTGCGGGAGTTCGCCGAACTGCTCGGAATCCCGGTCCAGGTCACCCTGATGGGCAAGGGATCCTTCCCCGAGGACCACGAGCTGTGGTCCGGCATGACCGGGATCCAGACCAGCCAGCGCTACGGCAACCAGTCCTTCGTGGAGTCCGACCTCGTGCTGGCGCTGGGCGCTCGTTTCGGGGACCGGCACACCGGTGCGCTGGACGTGTACCGGGGCGAGCGCGAGTTCATCCACGTCGACATCGAGCCGACCCAGCTGGGCAAGGTCTTCGGACCTGACCTGGGGATCGTCTCCGACACCGGTCCCTTCCTGGAGGCCGCGCTGGACACGGCCCGGCGGCGTGGTGCGGAGCCGCGGCACCACTCGTGGGTGGACCGGGTCAACGAGTTGAAGAAGACCCACACCAGGCCGGACGACTACGACAGCGTGCCGATCAAGGCACCCAGGGTGTTCAAGGAGATCAACGAGATCTTCGGGCCGGACACCTACTTCACCACCGCGATCGGGCTGTACCAGATCTGGTCCGGTCAGTTCCAGCGCACCTACAAGCCGCGGCACTACCAGGTCTGCGGTCAGGCCGGGCCGCTCGGCTGGGAGGTTCCCGCGGCGATCGGGGTGAAGTCGGCCCGTCCGGAGGCCGAGGTCGTTTCCGTGGTCGGGGACTACTCGTTCCAGTTCCTCGTCGAGGAGCTGGCCGTGGCCGCGCAGTACGACGTCGGCTTCGTGGTCATCATGCTGAACAACGAGTACCTGGGTCTGATCAGGATGGCCGAGCAGGGCTACGGGATGAACACCGAGGTCGACCTGCACTACGACGAGCACGGCACGGACAACGTGAAGGTGATGGAGGCCTACGGGTGCTCCGGCCGACGTGTGTACGAACCGGGTGAGCTGGGCGAGACCATCGAGTGGGCCCGCAAGGAGGCCGTGGCCACGAGCAGGCCGGTGCTGGTCGAGGTGATGATCGAGCGGGAGGCCAACACCGCCAACGGGGTGCGCATCGACGCCTTGAAGGAGCCGGAACCCCTCGACTGA
- a CDS encoding 2-hydroxy-3-oxopropionate reductase gives MTPTTTRTGRPRTENLDEEKGTSMTKVGFVGLGIMGGPMAANLVEAGYEVTGYNRSSAKAEKLAAEGGKAAGSIAEAVSAADVIVTMLPDSPDVESAVLGEDGVLANAREGALLIDCSTIRPEVSREVAEQTQRRGVRALDAPVSGGEQGAIDGALSIMVGGGSEAFAAAGEVFDVVGKTVVHVGPAGSGQTVKAANQLIVAGNIALVAEALVFLEKHGVDTESAFRVLGGGLAGSKVLDAKNKGMRERTFEPGFRIELHHKDLGIVQSAARESGVSAPLSGLVAQLMEAAVAQGDGSLDHSGLFKQIAKLNGTE, from the coding sequence CTGACCCCCACGACAACACGAACGGGAAGACCCCGAACGGAAAACCTGGACGAGGAGAAGGGAACTTCGATGACCAAGGTCGGATTCGTCGGACTCGGCATCATGGGCGGCCCGATGGCCGCCAATCTGGTGGAGGCCGGTTACGAGGTGACCGGTTACAACCGCAGCAGCGCCAAGGCCGAGAAGTTGGCCGCCGAGGGCGGCAAGGCGGCGGGCAGCATCGCGGAAGCGGTCTCCGCCGCCGACGTGATCGTGACGATGCTGCCCGACTCCCCCGACGTCGAGAGCGCCGTGCTCGGAGAGGACGGGGTACTGGCCAACGCGCGGGAGGGGGCGCTGCTGATCGACTGCAGCACCATCCGCCCCGAGGTCTCCCGCGAGGTGGCCGAGCAGACGCAGCGACGGGGCGTGCGTGCGCTCGACGCCCCGGTCAGCGGTGGTGAGCAGGGCGCCATCGACGGTGCGCTGTCCATCATGGTCGGTGGGGGTTCCGAGGCCTTCGCCGCGGCCGGAGAGGTGTTCGACGTCGTCGGCAAGACCGTGGTGCACGTCGGTCCCGCCGGGTCCGGGCAGACCGTCAAGGCGGCCAACCAGCTGATCGTCGCGGGCAACATCGCCCTGGTGGCCGAGGCGTTGGTCTTCCTGGAGAAGCACGGGGTGGACACCGAGTCCGCCTTCCGGGTCCTCGGTGGCGGGCTGGCGGGCAGCAAGGTGCTCGACGCCAAGAACAAGGGGATGCGCGAGCGCACCTTCGAACCGGGATTCCGCATCGAGCTGCACCACAAGGACCTCGGGATCGTGCAGAGCGCCGCGCGCGAATCCGGGGTCTCCGCTCCGCTGAGCGGTCTCGTCGCGCAACTGATGGAGGCCGCCGTCGCGCAGGGCGACGGTTCGCTGGACCACTCCGGGCTGTTCAAGCAGATAGCCAAGCTCAACGGGACGGAATGA
- a CDS encoding hydroxypyruvate isomerase family protein — protein MHRFPYAVNTSILFTELDVFSRPAAAKAAGFDAIEFWWPFGEAVPGDGEVDKFVRAVDEAGVSLVGLNFFAGDMPAGDRGVLSHPKRSTEFRDNVDVAVGIGARLGCTAFNALYGNRIEGMLPADQDVTAVENLTAAARAAARIDGTVLVEPVSGTPSYPLKTAADAVTVIDRVRETGGVENLRLLFDLYHLIANGDDPSAAIDRYADRIGHVQIADAPGRNEPGTGEVDFAAYFAKLEKAGYRGHVALEYKPSKATNESFTWM, from the coding sequence ATGCATCGGTTCCCGTACGCCGTCAACACCTCGATCCTGTTCACCGAACTGGACGTGTTCTCACGTCCGGCCGCGGCGAAGGCGGCCGGGTTCGACGCGATCGAGTTCTGGTGGCCCTTCGGCGAGGCTGTGCCCGGTGACGGCGAAGTGGACAAATTCGTCCGCGCGGTCGACGAGGCCGGGGTCTCGTTGGTGGGGCTGAACTTCTTCGCCGGTGACATGCCCGCCGGAGACCGTGGTGTGCTGTCGCACCCGAAACGCTCCACGGAGTTCCGGGACAACGTGGACGTCGCTGTGGGGATCGGCGCCCGGCTGGGCTGCACGGCGTTCAACGCCCTCTACGGCAACCGCATCGAGGGGATGCTGCCCGCCGACCAGGACGTGACCGCCGTGGAGAACCTCACCGCCGCGGCGCGGGCAGCCGCCCGGATCGACGGCACCGTGCTGGTCGAACCGGTCAGCGGCACACCGAGCTATCCGCTCAAGACCGCCGCCGATGCGGTGACCGTCATCGACAGGGTGCGCGAGACGGGCGGTGTGGAGAACCTGCGGCTGCTGTTCGACCTCTACCACCTGATCGCCAACGGTGACGACCCGAGCGCCGCCATCGACAGGTACGCGGACAGGATCGGGCACGTGCAGATCGCGGACGCTCCGGGCAGGAACGAGCCTGGAACCGGTGAAGTGGACTTCGCGGCCTACTTCGCGAAACTGGAGAAAGCCGGCTACCGCGGACACGTGGCCCTGGAGTACAAGCCGAGCAAGGCCACCAACGAGAGCTTCACCTGGATGTGA
- a CDS encoding thiamine-binding protein, which translates to MNLRAEFTTEPFEGEGDPPIHAAVARDVLRESGLEPEFGPLGTAISGEREVVLTALSNVLERTLEAGADRITMQVSVDGAPEDS; encoded by the coding sequence ATGAACCTCAGGGCCGAGTTCACGACGGAACCGTTCGAGGGCGAGGGTGACCCCCCCATCCACGCCGCCGTCGCGCGGGACGTGCTGCGCGAGTCCGGCCTGGAACCCGAGTTCGGACCACTGGGCACCGCGATCAGCGGCGAACGCGAAGTGGTGCTCACCGCGCTGTCGAACGTGCTCGAACGGACGCTCGAGGCGGGCGCGGACCGGATCACCATGCAGGTCAGCGTCGACGGCGCCCCCGAGGACAGTTGA
- a CDS encoding helix-turn-helix domain-containing protein has product MHPLTSAIQPLLSHIGATTVPVEEREPGDVLLYWEGSPAVAVRLPGEELTSALDRVIAQVESELGAKLSDLSRADKQRAVRLLEERGAFTLRKSAESVAKALGVSRFTVYNYLNRERS; this is encoded by the coding sequence GTGCACCCGCTGACTTCAGCGATTCAGCCCCTGCTCAGCCACATCGGCGCCACGACGGTTCCCGTGGAGGAGCGCGAGCCCGGTGACGTGCTGCTCTACTGGGAGGGCAGCCCCGCCGTCGCCGTCCGGCTGCCCGGGGAGGAGCTCACCAGCGCCCTGGACAGGGTGATCGCCCAGGTGGAGTCCGAGCTCGGCGCGAAACTGTCCGACCTCTCCCGCGCGGACAAGCAGCGCGCGGTACGCCTGCTGGAGGAACGCGGCGCCTTCACGCTGCGCAAGTCCGCCGAGTCCGTGGCCAAGGCCCTCGGCGTCAGTCGCTTCACCGTCTACAACTACCTCAACCGCGAGCGCTCCTGA
- the uraD gene encoding 2-oxo-4-hydroxy-4-carboxy-5-ureidoimidazoline decarboxylase, producing MSAPSSTGTGPGLAKLNSLPRPELIKQLLACLDVQRWANEIADRRPYRSDDELYEVADRAATELTEDEIHSALAAHPRIGQRSTGKDASASWSRREQAGVDADDTKLAVELAEANEEYERRFGHVYLVCASGRSGPELLEILRSRLDNDPTTEMRVVADELRKIARLRLARVIEA from the coding sequence ATGTCAGCACCATCTTCCACCGGGACCGGTCCGGGGCTGGCCAAGCTGAACAGTCTTCCTCGTCCGGAGCTGATCAAACAGCTGCTGGCCTGTCTCGACGTCCAGCGTTGGGCCAACGAGATCGCCGACCGGCGTCCCTACCGATCGGACGACGAACTCTACGAAGTCGCCGACCGCGCCGCGACCGAGCTCACCGAGGACGAGATCCACTCGGCGCTGGCCGCTCATCCGCGCATCGGACAGCGCTCCACCGGCAAGGACGCCTCGGCGTCCTGGTCCCGCAGGGAACAAGCCGGGGTCGACGCCGACGACACGAAACTGGCCGTGGAGCTCGCCGAGGCCAACGAGGAGTACGAGCGCCGCTTCGGGCACGTGTACCTGGTGTGCGCCAGCGGTCGCAGCGGGCCGGAACTGCTGGAGATCCTGCGTTCCCGGCTGGACAACGACCCGACCACCGAAATGCGCGTCGTCGCCGACGAACTGCGCAAGATCGCACGACTGCGGCTGGCGAGGGTGATAGAAGCGTGA
- the uraH gene encoding hydroxyisourate hydrolase produces MSGTNRSAVTTHVLDSSRGLPAAGITVALEQATDGGWNLIGEAVTNDDGRVGQLGPGRLDEGTYRLTFETGDYFQRLNVDSFYPQVQIAFRLADPEQHYHVPLLLSPFAYSTYRGS; encoded by the coding sequence GTGAGCGGAACGAACAGGAGCGCCGTCACGACGCACGTCCTCGACTCCTCCAGGGGACTGCCCGCTGCGGGGATCACCGTCGCCCTGGAACAGGCCACCGACGGAGGGTGGAACCTGATCGGCGAGGCCGTGACCAACGACGACGGCCGGGTCGGACAACTCGGACCGGGCCGCCTGGACGAGGGCACCTACCGGCTGACCTTCGAGACCGGGGACTACTTCCAAAGGCTGAACGTCGACTCCTTCTATCCGCAGGTGCAGATCGCCTTCCGCCTCGCGGATCCGGAGCAGCACTACCACGTGCCGCTGTTGCTGAGCCCGTTCGCATATTCCACATACCGAGGGAGCTGA
- the pucL gene encoding factor-independent urate hydroxylase — MGIVMGPNQYGKSECRIVTVNRGSSRHGIKDLNVSTSLRGDFDETHHTGDNSKVLPTDTQKNTVYGLAKEQPVGEIEDFAMRLGRHFVDTQQPVTGARVLIDEYAWERIPVGGAGHDHSFARSSDEKRTTAVTIEGSETHVVSGLKDLVVLKSTGSEFWGYPKDRFTTLAETDDRILATAVTARWRYLSTDVDWAKSFEAIREIMLETFATTHSYALQQSLYEMGKAVLEKRPEVAEVRMSLPNKHHFLVDLERFGMENENEVFFAADRPYGLIEGTVTRDDVDPAPMAWYSLPEF; from the coding sequence ATGGGCATCGTCATGGGCCCGAACCAGTACGGCAAGTCCGAATGCCGAATCGTCACCGTCAACAGGGGCAGCAGCAGGCACGGCATCAAGGACCTCAACGTAAGCACCTCGCTGCGCGGTGACTTCGACGAGACCCACCACACCGGCGACAACTCCAAGGTGCTGCCGACCGACACCCAGAAGAACACCGTCTACGGGCTCGCGAAGGAGCAGCCGGTCGGCGAGATCGAGGACTTCGCCATGCGCCTCGGTCGTCACTTCGTCGACACGCAACAGCCGGTGACCGGAGCGCGCGTGCTCATCGACGAGTACGCCTGGGAGCGCATCCCGGTCGGTGGTGCCGGGCACGACCACTCCTTCGCCCGTTCCAGCGACGAGAAGCGCACCACCGCGGTGACCATCGAGGGCTCGGAGACCCACGTCGTCTCCGGCCTCAAGGACCTCGTCGTGCTCAAGTCCACGGGCTCGGAGTTCTGGGGGTACCCCAAGGACCGGTTCACCACCCTCGCCGAGACCGACGACCGGATCCTGGCCACGGCCGTGACCGCGCGCTGGCGTTATCTCAGCACCGACGTCGACTGGGCGAAGAGTTTCGAGGCGATCCGCGAGATCATGCTCGAAACGTTCGCCACCACCCACAGCTACGCGCTGCAGCAGAGCCTGTACGAGATGGGCAAGGCCGTGCTGGAGAAGCGCCCCGAGGTCGCGGAAGTCCGCATGTCCCTGCCGAACAAGCACCACTTCCTGGTGGATCTCGAACGGTTCGGGATGGAGAACGAGAACGAGGTCTTCTTCGCGGCCGATCGTCCCTACGGCCTCATCGAAGGCACTGTGACCCGCGACGACGTCGATCCGGCCCCCATGGCCTGGTACAGCTTGCCGGAATTCTGA
- a CDS encoding solute carrier family 23 protein: MPLFISRRNRGTRNGRNDSHPVDEVLPPGKLFAYGVQHIAAMYAGVVAPPLIIGQALGLSPLNMTLLIGASLLTAGLATLLQSIGVWRIGARMPFVNGVTFASVAPILAIVTQHDKQQALSIVYGSVLVAGILAFLAAPYFSRIVRFFPPLVNGTVITLIGLSLFPVAADWIAGQDPEAANYSSPLRIGLGAGTFLLVLVLNRVLRGFLNRIAILIGLVVGTFVAWPLGMVDTSTFERAPVFDVPMPFEMASPAFSLTATISICIVMLVAMMESTADMIALGEIVDRPAGEKTIAAGLRADGAGSALSAVFGGFTCSAFAQNVGLVALTRVKSRFVVAAAGGVLILMGLFPVVGGVVSLVPKPVLGGAALVLFGSVAASGVRTLGKANLGDPLNALVVAGAFGVGMIPIISPDFYEHFPAALRTVLDSGISTGCLIAVSLNLLFNGSRATGGEQDQAPEEDTPPAAREAVDADDSRAEPVPTPRSNDVRSEAEPTGY, from the coding sequence ATGCCCCTGTTCATCAGTAGGCGCAATCGCGGAACGCGAAACGGAAGAAACGATTCCCATCCGGTGGACGAGGTACTACCGCCGGGCAAGCTGTTCGCCTACGGTGTGCAGCACATCGCCGCGATGTACGCGGGCGTGGTAGCACCCCCACTCATCATCGGACAAGCGCTCGGGCTCAGCCCGCTCAACATGACGCTGTTGATCGGCGCCAGTCTGTTGACCGCCGGGCTGGCGACCCTGTTGCAGTCGATCGGTGTATGGCGCATCGGCGCCAGGATGCCCTTCGTCAACGGTGTCACCTTCGCGTCCGTGGCTCCGATCCTGGCCATCGTCACCCAGCACGACAAACAACAAGCTCTGTCCATTGTGTATGGATCGGTGCTGGTGGCCGGTATTCTGGCCTTTCTGGCCGCTCCTTATTTCTCCCGAATCGTGCGGTTCTTCCCACCGCTGGTCAACGGAACCGTGATCACGCTGATCGGGTTGTCGCTGTTCCCGGTGGCGGCCGACTGGATAGCCGGTCAGGACCCCGAAGCGGCCAACTACTCCTCCCCGCTGCGCATCGGACTCGGCGCGGGGACCTTCCTGCTGGTGCTGGTACTGAACCGGGTGCTGAGGGGCTTCCTGAACCGAATAGCGATACTGATCGGCCTGGTCGTGGGCACGTTCGTCGCCTGGCCGCTGGGAATGGTGGACACCAGCACGTTCGAGCGCGCCCCGGTCTTCGACGTGCCGATGCCGTTCGAGATGGCCTCTCCGGCCTTCAGCCTCACGGCCACGATCTCCATCTGCATCGTGATGCTCGTGGCCATGATGGAAAGCACCGCCGACATGATCGCGCTGGGCGAGATCGTCGACCGCCCGGCCGGGGAGAAGACCATCGCGGCCGGGCTGCGCGCCGACGGCGCCGGTAGCGCGCTCAGCGCGGTGTTCGGTGGCTTCACCTGCAGCGCGTTCGCGCAGAACGTCGGACTGGTCGCGCTGACCAGGGTCAAGAGCCGTTTCGTCGTGGCCGCGGCAGGCGGAGTGCTGATCCTGATGGGACTCTTCCCGGTCGTGGGAGGCGTGGTCTCGCTGGTGCCCAAACCCGTGCTGGGCGGTGCCGCGCTGGTGCTGTTCGGTTCGGTGGCGGCCAGCGGTGTGCGCACTCTGGGCAAGGCGAACCTGGGCGACCCGCTGAACGCGCTGGTGGTCGCGGGCGCGTTCGGCGTGGGCATGATCCCGATCATCTCCCCGGATTTCTACGAGCACTTCCCCGCCGCGCTGCGCACCGTGCTGGACTCCGGGATCAGCACCGGCTGCCTGATCGCGGTGTCGTTGAACCTGCTGTTCAACGGATCCCGAGCAACGGGAGGAGAGCAGGACCAGGCCCCCGAGGAAGACACCCCGCCCGCCGCTCGCGAAGCTGTGGACGCGGACGACTCCCGGGCGGAGCCCGTGCCCACCCCCCGTTCCAACGACGTGCGCAGCGAAGCCGAACCGACCGGCTACTGA
- a CDS encoding peptidoglycan recognition protein family protein gives MSDSSRDSAPRSTTGPNRRSLLGAALGGCAGLLVLDRKTAAAAPVPRSSTIADTAAWGARAPNATIDVLGHAPSKIVVHHTATPNSTDYSRAHAFELARSIQDHHMDVNGWIDTGQHFTISRGGYATEGRHRSLAALEDGSRHVIGAHTAGQNRLAAGIENEGTYDGVAPRDAQYTRLVELCARLCRRYGIEPHEIYGHRDFNATDCPGDRLYALLGQLRADVAAEVGGDPTGVSWPLLRPGEEGERVRVLQYLLNEHGASLTADGVYGPATESAVGDFQRATGAIVDGLAGNQTWNQAVRERGDGDRGPAVRAVQHRLGTTVDGVFGPNTETAVRSFQSANGISSDGVVRVRTWQALVG, from the coding sequence ATGTCGGATTCGTCCCGTGATTCAGCGCCACGTTCAACGACCGGCCCGAACAGACGGAGCCTGCTCGGTGCCGCCCTCGGCGGGTGTGCCGGGCTGCTGGTCCTCGACCGGAAAACGGCGGCCGCGGCCCCGGTGCCGCGCAGCTCGACGATCGCGGACACCGCGGCCTGGGGCGCCAGAGCCCCGAACGCGACGATCGACGTGCTCGGACACGCCCCTTCCAAGATCGTAGTCCACCACACCGCCACCCCCAACAGCACCGACTACTCCCGGGCGCACGCCTTCGAACTGGCACGGTCCATTCAGGACCACCACATGGACGTCAACGGGTGGATCGACACCGGCCAGCACTTCACGATCAGCCGTGGCGGATACGCGACGGAGGGCAGGCACCGCAGTCTCGCGGCGCTGGAGGACGGATCGCGGCACGTGATCGGGGCGCACACGGCCGGGCAGAACCGGCTGGCCGCGGGTATCGAGAACGAGGGCACCTACGACGGCGTCGCCCCGAGGGACGCGCAGTACACGAGGCTGGTCGAGCTCTGCGCCCGACTGTGCCGCCGGTACGGCATCGAACCCCACGAGATCTACGGTCACCGGGACTTCAACGCCACCGACTGCCCCGGCGACCGGCTCTACGCCCTGCTGGGGCAACTGCGCGCGGACGTGGCGGCCGAGGTCGGCGGGGACCCGACCGGTGTGAGCTGGCCGCTGCTGCGCCCCGGCGAGGAGGGCGAGCGAGTACGCGTACTGCAGTACCTGCTCAACGAGCACGGAGCCTCCCTGACCGCCGACGGGGTCTACGGTCCCGCCACCGAGAGCGCGGTGGGCGACTTCCAACGCGCCACCGGGGCCATCGTGGACGGTCTGGCGGGTAACCAGACCTGGAACCAGGCCGTCCGCGAACGCGGCGACGGCGACCGCGGTCCGGCCGTGCGGGCGGTGCAGCACCGGCTCGGTACCACGGTGGACGGGGTCTTCGGGCCGAACACCGAGACGGCGGTGCGCTCGTTCCAGTCCGCCAACGGAATCTCCTCCGACGGAGTCGTCCGGGTCCGCACCTGGCAGGCACTCGTCGGATGA
- a CDS encoding M15 family metallopeptidase yields MTARRRGRGVVGLLGAFALSLGLVSGASVLDPAPAAADSCYTWGQTLSQGDSGSAVRKLQVRVAGWAASGNPVNIDGAYGPETANAVERFQRGYGLSVDGVAGPETYGQIYDLQDADCTPAHFAFSEFTSNDGSGFSGGNTSASNVRTNVLRNMWKLEALRHKLGDSPLYISSGFRSVSHNDDVGGAPNSKHTYGTGLDLTGAPSLCDLAREARSSGFNGIIGPGASGHNDHTHLDTRSGRYWNAPNCF; encoded by the coding sequence ATGACAGCGAGACGAAGAGGACGCGGGGTGGTGGGCCTGCTCGGCGCGTTCGCCCTGAGCCTCGGCCTGGTGAGCGGTGCGAGCGTGCTCGACCCGGCACCCGCCGCCGCTGACTCCTGCTACACCTGGGGACAGACCCTGTCCCAGGGCGACAGCGGAAGCGCCGTGCGCAAGCTGCAGGTCCGCGTGGCAGGCTGGGCGGCGTCCGGAAACCCGGTGAACATCGACGGTGCCTACGGGCCGGAAACCGCGAACGCGGTGGAGCGGTTCCAACGTGGCTACGGTCTGTCGGTGGACGGTGTCGCGGGCCCGGAGACCTACGGTCAGATCTACGACCTGCAGGACGCCGACTGCACCCCGGCGCACTTCGCGTTCTCCGAGTTCACCTCCAACGACGGCAGCGGGTTCTCCGGTGGCAACACCAGTGCCTCCAACGTTCGCACCAACGTGCTGCGCAACATGTGGAAGCTGGAGGCGCTGCGGCACAAACTCGGTGACAGCCCGCTCTACATCAGTTCAGGATTCCGCAGCGTCTCGCACAACGACGACGTGGGCGGCGCGCCGAACAGCAAGCACACCTACGGAACCGGCCTCGACCTGACCGGCGCTCCCTCGCTGTGCGACCTGGCCCGTGAAGCCAGGAGTTCCGGCTTCAACGGCATCATCGGCCCCGGAGCGTCCGGGCACAACGACCACACGCACCTGGACACCCGCTCGGGTCGGTACTGGAACGCGCCGAACTGCTTCTGA